GGTCGGGTGGATGCGGTGGGCCGGGAGCTGACCGTGGTGGCCGAGGCGGTCGAGCGGACACCGGAGCTGCGGGACCTGTTCGCCCGTCCCTGGGTCGCCGCGAGCGTCAAGCAGGCCGTGGCCCAAGACGTCACCGCGCGCCTCGAGGTCTCGCCCCTGACTCGCGACTTCTTCGCGCTGCTGGCCCGGCAGGGACGCGGCGATCAAATTGGCGCGGCGGCGGCCGTCTATCACGAGCTCGTCGACCAGGATCTGGGCCGCCTCCGCGCACGCGTCCGCACGGCGGTGCCGCTCACCGACCAGGAGCGCGAGCGGTTGCGCGACCGGCTGGGGC
This window of the Candidatus Methylomirabilota bacterium genome carries:
- the atpH gene encoding ATP synthase F1 subunit delta → MPGESAARPYARALWELAKERGRVDAVGRELTVVAEAVERTPELRDLFARPWVAASVKQAVAQDVTARLEVSPLTRDFFALLARQGRGDQIGAAAAVYHELVDQDLGRLRARVRTAVPLTDQERERLRDRLGRALGARQVILQETVDRSLLGGFVAEAGGYLVDASLD